A window of Oryza glaberrima chromosome 2, OglaRS2, whole genome shotgun sequence genomic DNA:
GAACTCCAATGCTTGATCCATGAAATGGTAAAGGCAAGCACACCACCACTAACACATGACATGATACGGATTAGCTTGCAAGCTACCCATCGCGCACGTTGCCCAGACACGACGGATTCGTTCTATCCACCACACTCCAAAACCCCAGACACGGACCGAGAACTCAAAGGCCAACCCAATCCAAACCAACCGCGGTGCCCCCACTCCACCCCCGCACACTGAACACGGTACAGCTGTTGCCGCAACACGCACGGACGCTCGGTCATGCTCACCATCAAATTTTGCCGGAAGATGCGAAACCACCGAGCCGACGCCGAGCCCTTTCCGCTTAAAAGCGGCCTCGTCCTTCCGCCCCGAAACAATCGCGGTCACATGCACCGCCCAACTCCCCACCCCACatgccccgcgcccgcgcccgcccgcGCATCGCCACGGACGCGCAAAGCGGCCGCATGCGCAAGCCTCACCTCGCCGGCAGGTACGCCGGCAGGAAATTTAcagaaattttaaaggattttatttttatgggaatttttctatatagccctttgaatcaaaggaataaaTCCCATATAATCTTATGAAATTcttatggaatgcctcttcctatgtaagaatcctttgagttttatctctcctcaaattcctgtgtttttcatgcggctcaatcaaacggttatttctatgtttttcatgtgttttgcaTTCATCTGTTGTACACTTATAtttctgtcagaatcctatatttttcttattcctctgggttttttttcattcctactaTTCAAAGGCACCCTTAATGTGCATCATGGccatgtcgccgtcgtcggttaGTAGTACTACGTACCATCAACACTACTACTATCTCGCAATGATAAAAAGGGAGGGCGGGTGTGCGAGGGGGTGGAGCCCATGTCATGCAGGGGCCGTGGGGAGCTGGGGCAACGAACATTACTTGTCACGGGCTCCAGTTGACAAAAGGCAAACGGATCCTGCTGCCCGATCGTGTTTTTGGCGAAAAGGAGCCATGGGGGCCATCTCGTCCGTTTTGCGCGCTGCTCGCTCGTCGGCTCGTTCAAGAGATGAAACCTGTCTATCTATCGGCCATCGCAAGCAAAGCCTCTCCACTTGCAAAAGGAACTGGTTAGTAGGACACTGTCATCATCGGGAAAATGACCTTAAAAAGCATGAGCCTCACGTTGCTGCACTGATGTTGACGGCACTGTTGAGTCGACAAACAGGAGAGCATAGCAAGCAGAGGCTGATCAGCATTTGGGAAGTAATAAGATGTTACTAGCAGTAAACATCAAGGAAAACGTTGACATCTCCCTTCGTCCAAAGGAGACCACGGAGTTTGATCGATTTCACACGCAAATCTGACAGGGGAACACTGGTAAATTACAGAAGCATAGAATGTTTTGCTACTATCGTACGGTGGGCGCGAGCAGGCAGAAAATCGCAGAGCAAGACAGCAACAAGGCCAGTATGAGTTCACTGGGCAGCAGGATCATCATCCACGCAGCATTCAGTCACCTGCACACAGACCAGATGACGTTTTCAGTAAGAAATCTTCAGACATTGCAGGATACCGACATAAACACGCACGAAGTAATTGGGGGGAGATCAAGTAGTCGTACCATTAGTTGATCGAGAACTGGCCGCCGAGAAGTCAGAGGATGCCATTGGTATGGAGATCGACAGTTGGGTGCCTGAGAATGACGAAAGATTAGCATTCTCATCAGCGAGGTCTGACCATGAATCCCTTCCCTTTGGCCACTCATCAAAGAAGGGACGCAGCGTCTGGTTCTCTTGCTTCACAGAATCGACAGCCGCATAGTCGTTCCCAAAGAACGAAAGTGGCTGCCTCTGAACCTTTGAAAGTGAGCTGGGGGTGTTCTGACCAAGGTCACTTAGTGCCCCAAGCTGAGAATAGCTTGAAAGGGGAAATGGCGAGTTCTGAGATGGCAGCAGCCGCCATGGATTTTCAATGGATGTGTTGATAGCTTCAGTAATGAGTTGACTCTGCTCATCCGCCAAAGATCTTGTGCCATAAGCAGTATACCTGAATTTGAGAAGATACAGTGATTGGGAATTAGTAGGAAACACGAATGCAAGTGCTAGGCATGTACCTATCGAAAATATGTCAATTCTAACTTTTTAGAACAGAATTAGGAAGAAAATATTCATAAGGGCTCAATTGTAAGAATGAAATAAATCCATGTACCGGAGGAAATGATGTAGTTAACCTAAGTCCGACAGATAAACTAGAAAGAATCCAAAGCATTATTatcatacaaaaaaaataaaattacctTTTCCAAAAGTTAGTATTCTTGTCATGAATTCATATAAGCAAACATAGAACCATGGTTTAACTAATCATATATAGCAGCAGATCATGGCCCAAGAAACATTCTATTTTGCAGTAAAACCAGAAGACAGTTTAGTTGCAGCAGCAAGTCAGCTGAACCCTAAACAGTTGATGACAAgagcagaaagaaaaaaacaatcaaagACTAAGGTGACCGAATAATTCAATAACTAAACTAAACCAAATCAACACAAACAAGCACTGTAGAGTTATACATTTGGTGAAGTAAATAATGAGGCTAGGTACTAAGGTCAGACTGAGATTCACCGAAGATAAATCAAagagttccttttttttttgtagggaAGATAAATCAAAGAGTTGCATTGTTAAAATCTAATCATCAACATTGGATGAGTATAGAGTTGACTTGGAGCATCATGCAGCTCACGCTGGCCACTGGAAAATGTTTCAGGTATAGTGGTGATCGGTGAGACATCTTCAGAGAGTATTTTGCAAGGGCCAAATAATTGACTGCCCCTGAAGAGCAGAGACAGAAACAACTGGATTCTGTGGAGGAATAAAGAAGTGGAGTAAATGCCAAGGGAAGCCATGATCAGCCACCAGCAGGCACAAGCACTGCGAGGGCAGACACAAATATGTAGTAGTATCATCTTTATGGACAGTACATGTTTCAAACTACTGGGCCAAAGCCATGTTAAGACCCTGCACCCCAGTTTCACTGGAGCAGAAATCTCTTATGGAGACTGTCCCCGGCTTCTGGGGCTGAAAACTGATACCAGAAAGTATGGGAAGGGCAAAGAGGCAGCACTCTGGAGACCTAAACATAACACAAATTTTTGCAGTGCAGAGAGTaaagtttcagactttcagtgatTGCAGCACCAAATCGAAGTAGTACTACTGAGCATGGACAGCTGGTTCGATTGCCACCAATGCAAACAAATGGGACACAGTTATTAACCGATCACAAAGAAAAATACAGATTCATAACTGCATCCACCTGACACCAATCAGTTAGAGCATGGCACCTTTTTTTTAGACAACGGAAGGATACATATCATGATTCAAGACAGTGCTAAACAAGTAAATATGgcgtttgattaaaaaaaaagaaatgaacaaTCACCTGAGATCTTTGCCTGTTCCACCACCAACAGCTGCATAAGGGGCAGCATTATCCATGTGCAGCTGAGAACCCAACGCCGAGCCAAATGAGCTGGGCATGTTcctccccccgcccccgccaTTGCTGCCGGCAATAGCAGGGTAAAGAGAGTGGTTTTGGAAGCTGCTGCCATTGGAGGCAGCCGCAAGGGGCGCCGCCGCAGAACCGACAACAGCTGAGGGCGGTTGGGACTGGGCGACCAGCTGCGTTTCCACAGGCTTTCTTGAACGGTTGCGGCCGCGGTGCATGTGGCGCTCGCAGTACTTGGAATCCGGCGCGGCCTCCTTCGAGCACCGCCATTTCTTGCCGTCCGTACGCCGGCACCGCCCTGGCTCTGGGTCCAGCTTCTTGCCGAAGTACGGACCATATCCAACTGTACAAAAACAGGCACATCGTAGCAACCGTGTTACACACAAGAATACATTTGTTGGTAATGCATTTTGAGTTCCTAATAGAATGGCATTTGAATATTTGAGAAGTCCATATCCGATCCATATGCAGGGCATAGTTATCTGTTCTTAGCAATCGCTCAAAAATGGTGAGCAAAAAAACAGTTTGCCAGGGTGTTGGTTCACAGAGAAAATGGCTTATCCCATGGGCATACTGATAAACAAAAGATTTTATTTCAGACAAGAGCGTGTGCACGTCCTCTATCAGATCAAACAGAGACAGAATGATGGGcaaactcccccccccccccccccaaaaaaaaaatgatgcgcTAATCGTGAAGCGAGCATGAGTTTTGGATTAAAAAACAAGCCTTTTTAGTACCAAATCCGGAGGATAGCATAAAAACACACACGCATGTTTCTTGAATCGCGTAACCCGGATTAACAAATGACCCGGAGCCAATTAACAAATGGAAGCAAAGTACGCCTGATCGGAATAAACAAAGAAGCCGACACTAAACAAGCATCCAAAAGCAATGCAGCGATGGTAGAGGAGAGGCAAGAAATAGGAACACGACGTACGGGCGGGATGGTTGTAGAAGCGGGCGGCGAGGGAGTCGAGTCCGCGGCGGATGGGGAGCACGAGATCCGGCGGGACGGGCACGCCTGCCACCAGGTACTTGTATATGAGCGCCTGCTGCTCCAGCTCCTCGTACTGCGCCGCGGTGAACGGcggcagcctcgccgccgccaccggcggccacCTCGCGGTCATCGGCGCGTCCTCCCCCATcgcgacgccaccaccgcccctgcacccacccacccacacaCAACGTCTCACCGTGTTGTCACATGCACCACTGGAGCCAAGAAAATGGGTTGTAGCCGCGGGTTCGCGTTGCTTACGCGGAGAGCGGGGTGGAGCGgcagaaggggaggagggaggcggtcGCGGCTGCCGGGGACGAGCGGTGGTCGGCCACCGCCGGAGACAGGGAGGCATACGGCATCGCcatcccttccctctctctctctcaatctctctctcgctcttgcTCGCTCGCAACGCAAGCACACGCCGCGGTCTTTAGTAATGGTGCTTTGCTTCactcgctcgcgcgcgcgcctttATTGCGCGgcttgtctctctctctctctctctctctctctctctctcccgctgcGCCTGCGAGCTCTCGACCAGGGGCGAGGAGTCGCGGACGTCGAGCCCGACACGAGAAGGCGCGCTCCGACCCGAGCTAGACGACAAACACCTGCCTCCCCCCGGGCCTGTCGACCTAGCGGACGTAGCGGCGTGGTACGAGCAGTAGCATTTCCATTTTCTcctttcactctctctctctctctctctcgttatCTCGTGGCGTAGTACGTACAGCACCGATTTTTCTTCGAGTACAGTGCGTGGCTGCGTTTGTGTTTGGTTTGCTGTATTTTTATTTGGAAAATGGGGGAatggatggatagatggatATACATGCAGAGACGCTGTAGTGGGTAGCGCGAGTAGTGACAAGTATTgcgtggggagagagaggatgggggtggggggagggggggggggggggggaggggactGTCGATTTGGGCTGTTCCATTGTTGCGGTTCCCAACGCCGGAGCAATAAAAAGGCGATGAGAGGATGACGGAGCAACCGTCGCAGTTGCTTTTCGACCTGCCATTTTTTTGCTACTGTTAGTCTGCTGCTCCAACATCTTCTTGCGTCTACATAGAGCGTGTGCATCGGACATcttgaaggaaaataaaaagagtttTGAATTCAGGATGTGTTTAGtacacgttaaaattaaaagtttagctAAAATTGGAATggtgtgatgaaaaagttgaaagtttatatgtagaaaagttttaatgtgatgaaaaagctATAAGTTTGAAGGaaaagtttaaaactaaactTGGCCTCGGTACTACTCCATAGAGATCGAAGACATGCAACCGTAGGTCAATGAAATAAATATATGCTCATGCACTGTTGCCATCGATAATTTTAGTCGTATGCATAGAAATTACATTTTATCCATGGCAATTTTGGAACAAAGTATTtttaactaaaattttatatgatCGAAAttctataggattttttttctgttgagtCCTTTCCTCCACTTTTTAGAGAATTCAAACCTAACCTCAAACCTCATGATTTAATTTCCTTTGAAGGGCTTATTTGGTTTATAGGATTTTCAAATTATAAGAATAAAAATTGCAAGGAGTTAGGTGGTCACATGCACTCTAGTTCTTAGAATTTTTTTCAAGTATGTCTTACCTCGTACTAAAAATCCTACAAAATAAGAAACTTAGAATGCTAAAAAAAGTGCTTAACCATCTCAAATGCTTGAATATACGTATACAGACTCAATTTATATGTAGTATTGTATGTCAAACGATGCAGTCATGATTACAAGATATAATTTGGAAATTCTGATTTTGGGTTATACGATGAACAATATAAAACGGGAGAGCAGTAGTAATAGTagtttgtttcagtttgcttGCCATGAGGCAATTAATCACTACCAGGTTTCGAGTTCACAATAATGGTGTGGTACTTCTCTGTTTTATTCGACGTTGGAATACCTCAAAACAGTGTACTAATATACTACTATTAGTACTACAGTACCACAAGATCAGTAACATGTGGAGCTGGATTGACGTACTATAATGCAGATGcagattttttattaatattatttggTGTGGGTTATCTGGGTTTTAGTTCTTCCAGTAACATTTTCCAAAGACTAATCGGATAAACTGCGGTTGATAAatcgtaaaaaataaattgcaaataaaaaaattatatctataATACTAGTGGTTTGAAAACCGGCCGCAAGAAAAACTACGATGAAAAGAAAACTTAGAATAAACACTTTAAGTTCTAAAACTTAAATTAGGCCTTGCgtagttcccaatttttttttctcaaaaacgtcacatcgcatctttggacacatgcatggagcactaaatatagataaaatgaaaaactaattgcacagtttgtataaaaatcgcgagacgaacctttcgagcctaattagtcgatgattagccataagtgctacagtaacccacatgtgctaatgtcGGATttattaggcttaataaattcgtctcgcggtttccagccgagttatgaaattagttttttcattcatgtccgaaaaccccttccgacatccagtcaaacgtctgatgtgacacccaaaattttctttttcgcgaactaaacaaggccttataaGCCAATAAGTAAATTGTTAGACCTATGTTCAACGAATTGACTAGTTTATTAGTGGTCGAACTGTATGGAGACTCATGTCCATTAATGCATTTACCATTTTGGTCGATTTGTTTTACCTTCAATCAGCGTATAAACTGATAAAAAAGGCGAGgcacctgattttttttcaaaaatcagGCGCTGTTCCATCAAGTAGACCGGAATTATTTCATTAAATAGATTGAAAACGTTTCAATTGTTTAAAAAGCTTAAACTCAACCAAACCACCTCATGAAACATTTTACTTCAAAGTATGAAACAAAACGGTTTCCAAAAAATCAGGTGTTGTTTTACCATAtataaaataatgtttcagcaaatagcaaaaggatattttaattcactgcaacatttgatctatacatagtgaaacatcacgagtacacttGATGAAATATTGTTGGTGAAATAAAAGTTGAAAcggattcccttaatagagcATTTCCATAATacgtgggtgatttgttgcaacgacgCATGTGGTGGGGCGTGTGGTGGGGATGGCACGGAGGTGTAGGAAGCAGCGGGAGCCCGATTTTTCTGGCGTTGATCGGGAACCCGATTACTAGCATTTTCCTAGAAAAGGCAGCGGATAGTTCTCTTGCCCCTAAAGTAACCAATATAAATACTACCTAGTATAGGTGTGACGTACTGACCTATCCTAAgaatatgaatctggacatcctagaatatatcacatatgtATTAGGTTGCAGTTATATTAGGACGAAGGGAATAAGAGGAATATCGTAGGGTATGTCTGATTTCGTACTCTATCGaaatattggtagtgccaaaatttaGGTAAGTTTTGGCAGTGGCACTGCCAACTCTTTCGTTGGGTAAAGTTTATTTAGTTTGCTACTAGTTAAAAACCGAAACTTTGATTAAAATCTAGAAAGTTTCAAATTGTATGTTAGCAATGGTAATGATGTGTCTTCAAACCAaaacaacatactccctccattctataatataaggcacaataACTTTtattagatgttccataatataagacatacatgcaagtatgcaattaactatgacatcttctctattaaattatttcttttttaaatcctccactttcatgttatctaatcctattgAATGTATGCAttagtatttattaggatgGTCCAAACTAccagatgataataattatttcttggtctttggattaagggtggttgtgccttatattttggaatggagggagtatctactAAGTACTACTcactctgtcccataatataagggattttgagtttttgcttgtaacgtttgaccactcgtcttattcaaaactttttgaaattattatttattttatttgtgacttactttattatctacagtaatttaagcataacttttcgttttttatatttgcaaaaaaaatttgaataaaacgaatggtcaaacgttgcaatcaaaaagtcaaaatcccttatattatgggacggagggagtaacacatAGTTGCTGAGATTATAATCGAAGAAGAGCAAATCTTAAGTTTAGATAGCAAACGTTTACACGTTTTTCGATAATCTAGGCTAtccaaaatctttttttttttgggacaataCCCACGGCAGTCCCTCAAATTTATTCCAAGGCCAATTTATTAGTCCTTTAGTTCCATTTTGTTCAGACATACCCTTTAGGTTTGTCATACAGTTCAATATGGTTCTTAGTCCCAACAAAAGTGCCATGTGGACATAAGCCCATACCCTAAATCTTATGTAAGATATATAGTGAAAAGTGTCTAGCTTTACGGTTATACCAcataaaaaacaacaaattttccATGCTTTTTGGCCTGATCAAAGGAATCGATATGTACATAAATTTGAATCTATTATTTACATTTGATGACTAAAGAAGTAATAGATtttgagtatatatatgcaagcgAAGTGTgtagataattttgtatggtATTAGTAAGGATAAATTACACATTCAGATATAGATTTTGTATAAGATGATATTGTTGAGATATCGTTTTAAATGCAGGGTTGAAAGACTGTATTAGACCTTAAGAcatgtttttattaaaaaattttactGAACGAAACTTTTGAGACCAAACATTCATTCCGCCATTAAATTTTGGACAACTACTTCAATGTATTAATTAAGTCTTAGAGCTGATTCGAAAATTTGTCACTTATTTTAGCACTATCAAAATTTAGAGATGTGATCGTCAACTATGGTATCCTCCTCTTTAATTTAAGgctccacctgtcatacacacatgtatcttggagtccatgctgcagctgtctacaaatctgtagcccgctgtttttctctctcctcttttatctccttaaaatatgtttatagctggcttatagtctgctggTGTACCTGCTCTTATTGTGCTGGTAAGCTAGTAAACTAACTTTTGATGACACGCTGAAAATTGCAGCCGACCGTAGACGTTACTATTGATCTTGCTTTAATAACCCAATGCTAATAAGGGGGTGGGGCTTatagcccctctctcccaaacaccccctaacaCAACCGGCTGGGCCTCGCGTCACAATTTGTTTGGAGGCTGTATTAGAGCAAGTCTAATACcgtccactactagctccaattcatctgtagccaatctaatagccaatttatacaatagttgcttactatactatttatatatggtcccacctgtcatacatacagtgtgtcttagagtccgtgctgcagctggctacagatctatagtccgctgcttttctctcttattatttatctcattaaaatatgtttatagctcgCTAATAACCTGCTATTATAACTGCTCTTACGTTCCAACCGTTACAGGTATCATCAATGCGCATTGCGTTTTTCCTCACCTGCCCAAGATCGCATCCTGCAAAGAGCAAGAGCAACTGCCCAACTGGCAAGAGCTCAGTGTAGCCAGTAGTACTACCAGGTGCTCCTGGAAAAAATGTTGAATTTGGGTTCATTAATTAGCGAAAAGACTAGCCAGACAACCTGCTGCTCTGCTCTCAAGTTTCTATATGGGCAGTTAATGGCCTTTCAAAAAGCGTACTACCACTATTTCAAATAAGTGTAGTAGTAAGAATTAATATCCAACATTTAACcgtccattttatttaaaaaacttataaaaaatttaaacatTAATCGCACATAAAATACTAGTCATatcttataataataataataataataataataataataataataataataaattttaaataagagtACACTTGGTTAGTTTTTCTCCCCAGGCGCCAGCTTGAGTGACAGGCACAGCGGCACTGTTACAATATTGCCGCGACAGTGCCAACTCAGACTGTGTttacgtcaaaattaaaaatttaattaaaattaaaagttttaaaaaaagttaaaagtttatatgtgtagaaaagttttgatgtgatagaaaaattgaaagtttgaagaaaaagttaggaactaaacgaGCACTCACATGACAAAATGCTTAGCCCCGGAGGACGTTTAACGTGCTTCCACCGTAGAGATGCCGGGCCACGGAgacgagcacgacgacgacgtcacGCGGAACCGCGAGCGGCGCGACTTTTTCTGGCCGAATCCATGTGGGAGTCGCCGTGACGACGACCCGCGCCGCGCGAGCCCTTGCCAGAGTCGCCGCGCCACCGCATCGAGTAATTCGTTTTCTTTCTCTTGGAAACGTGCGTTTCCCTGAACACGAAGCTGGATTTGTTTTTGCTCCCCATGCTGTACTCCGGGGTGATCACAGAATCGCAAGAACGGACGTCAGCACGCTGGTGCAGCGCCGGACTGCATGAAGATGAAGGACTAGTAAAAAAACATCAACTCCCAGATTATTTTGGGTTGAATTTGCATGCCTGTGTTGCCCGTGTACTCCTAATATGTTCCTACCAGGACCTCGCCGGTGTCAGCTTTGACGAGGAaacggaaaaagaaaaacaaaaagaaacaggTAGGAACAGTGCATGCATGCGACCCAGCTGGATCGCTCGGCACCACCCAGATATCTTTTGTgcagaggggaggaagggaaaAGTACCCCACgcacgaaaagaaaaaaaaaaatctaagtacTGTACCACTGTGATGCACAGACGGCCAAAAGCTTTCTCTCGCAGCCTCGCCTCGCGCCGTTTCACCGAGCAGGCAAGGTATCAAACCAATCGACGGAGCAGGCCAGCAGGGGCCAGGGGGAGCAGCACAGTAGCGGAAGCTAGCGGATCGGAGCAGCAGTAACGGTGTAGGGGCACAGTAGCGAAGCGTTGCAACCGTGTCGCATGCATGCGCCGCTGCTGCAGCGAGCcgcgcgacggcgaggtcgccgtTGACGCCGCATGCATCTATTGCTGCTCGTCGAGTTGGCAATGGCATATGGCATCGGTTGGGGCTTTGCAGGACAGGTGGTGCACGtgatggggagggaggaggcatGCTTCCCTATATTAGCCCAGCTACGGGGGCGCAGGCGCTAGAGTAGGATGCCAATGTCACGTCACGCCCGCTAGCTATAGCTGCAACTGCGTCTGCGTCTGCGTCTGCATGCCTACGCTTTTCTCTGCTCCATCCATCGTGACACTGTGTTTCCTCAGGGGGAGAGTAGTACCTCTACCTGCAACTGCTAGATGCGTGATGGGCCGATGCGCCGCAGAGATATAAAGGAGCACTTGGCTTTTCTTCCCCCTGGCCAAGACGGGTCCCGTCCGTCGATCGATCCATTTCTTACGGTCCAAGCTCGTTCACATGAAGTACTAGCCTGGATTTATtatatttacttaaaaaaaaaactagcaaaaGTGTCCGTATGTTGCACCGGACGATTACGAAGTGTGTACAGTGAACAATTTAGACATTTAATATGGTAAAAAAGAATTGTttgtttttagataaataataTGCTTTATATTTGCGGAATATACATGATGTTTAGTTTGGATGACTTTTAGCATGGGAGAAAATGGATGGACGAACAATGCACATGCAgattaaaaatagattatttaGTTGGAGttagtacatttttttaagaaaaaattcccgtgcgttgcaacaggaaagatttagaaaaacaaatgaaatttggaattaaaaatataagaaatattgaaagatgggtttagagttcatatagaaataaaatttagaaataatagaaattataaattatactgGATGAGAAGTCTAGAATATTCTCCAAAAGAGGGTAGAgtgcatataggaatacaatttagaaaaagaattgaaattcaaaataaaaaagaatattttttgaaaataaacagtcataaacaattaaaatggtattaatgctatttctgaaaattacaaaaatacttaaaatcaataagagagaaaaaactgaTTTAAGCCCGACCCAATAGAGCGGCCTTATGTGCTTCGCACGTGCGGTCGGCCCCATAGGTTGGCCCAATAGCGCGGCGACCTAAAACGTCGCCCGGCCCGACGTGGGAGAAGCATGGACCGTCCGATCTAATGAACAGTCTCGATTGATCCTAACCTAGATAAATACCCGTAACCCTAACCTTAACCctaaaatctctctctctctctctctctctcgatccccTAACAcgctctctttctttctttctcgtaaagcaacggcgccggcggcgactatTCCAACAGGCGATGATGGCAGCGGCCTTCCCTACCGAGCAGCGGCGACGAAGCTTCTCGGTGACGCGTTGGCACATCGGATCCCCACCGTAGCATCGGTCATCGGTTCAGAATCTAGCCCCCCCGAGTTCGCAACCTCCATTGCAGCGAGGTGGCGAGAAGCAGCACGTGATGGCCTCATCTTGTGGTAATATTTTTGATGTTCTTTGATTTCGATTTATATTTGGattgtgattttgtttttaattgGATTGTGATGATTtcaatttttagataatatttaactattcattttattcaattGTGTAAATAAGCAAAAGTATAAGtcatactaaaaatatctttaat
This region includes:
- the LOC127761061 gene encoding growth-regulating factor 4 encodes the protein MAMPYASLSPAVADHRSSPAAATASLLPFCRSTPLSAGGGGVAMGEDAPMTARWPPVAAARLPPFTAAQYEELEQQALIYKYLVAGVPVPPDLVLPIRRGLDSLAARFYNHPALGYGPYFGKKLDPEPGRCRRTDGKKWRCSKEAAPDSKYCERHMHRGRNRSRKPVETQLVAQSQPPSAVVGSAAAPLAAASNGSSFQNHSLYPAIAGSNGGGGGRNMPSSFGSALGSQLHMDNAAPYAAVGGGTGKDLRYTAYGTRSLADEQSQLITEAINTSIENPWRLLPSQNSPFPLSSYSQLGALSDLGQNTPSSLSKVQRQPLSFFGNDYAAVDSVKQENQTLRPFFDEWPKGRDSWSDLADENANLSSFSGTQLSISIPMASSDFSAASSRSTNGD